One region of Vigna angularis cultivar LongXiaoDou No.4 chromosome 10, ASM1680809v1, whole genome shotgun sequence genomic DNA includes:
- the LOC108334571 gene encoding probable polyamine transporter At1g31830 — protein sequence MKLRIAAANRQQASIEMGEFSHDEYVAVSESTSTRANHSSKVSLLPLVFLIFYEVSGGPFGVEDTVQAAGPLLALLGFLLFPLIWSVPEALITAEMGTMFPENGGYVVWVSSALGPYWGFQQGWMKWLSGVIDNALYPVLFLDYLKSAVPAVGGGLPRVAATWALTIVLTYLNYRGMVIVGWVAVCLGVFSLLPFVVMGFLSIPDLQPSRWAVTNLNDVDWNLYLNTLFWNLNYWDSISTLAGEVENPKKTLPRALFYAVILVVLGYFFPLLIGTGAVPLNRDLWSDGYFSDVAMIIGGAWLRWWLQAAAAMSNMGMFVAEMSSDSFQLLGMAERGMLPEFFTKRSRHGTPLIGILFSATGVIILSWMSFQEIVAAENFLYCFGMILEFIAFILLRIKHPNASRPYKIAGGTAGAILLCIPPTILIGVVLFFSSLKVMFVSLIAIAIGLVLQPCLKYVEKKRWMKFSHSSELPDLGNLDENRSLVY from the exons ATG AAATTAAGGATAGCGGCTGCTAATAGACAACAAGCTTCCATTGAAATGGGGGAGTTCTCCCATGACGAGTATGTAGCTGTCAGTGAATCAACTTCCACCAGGGCAAATCACTCAAGTAAAGTTTCACTTCTTCCTCTTGTCTTTCTCATCTTCTATGAGGTTTCAGGGGGGCCTTTTGGGGTTGAGGATACTGTGCAGGCAGCTGGTCCTCTGTTAGCCCTCCTTGGGTTCTTGCTTTTCCCATTAATATGGAGTGTTCCTGAAGCTTTGATCACGGCGGAGATGGGTACCATGTTCCCTGAAAACGGTGGTTATGTGGTTTGGGTTTCCTCTGCTCTGGGGCCCTATTGGGGGTTTCAGCAAGGTTGGATGAAATGGCTGAGTGGGGTGATAGACAATGCTTTATACCCAGTTCTATTTCTTGACTATCTGAAGTCAGCAGTCCCAGCTGTAGGTGGTGGATTGCCTAGAGTTGCTGCAACATGGGCTCTGACTATTGTGCTCACTTACTTGAACTATAGGGGTATGGTCATTGTGGGATGGGTTGCTGTTTGTTTAGGGGTTTTCTCACTCCTCCCTTTTGTGGTTATGGGATTCTTGTCAATTCCCGATCTACAGCCTTCAAGATGGGCTGTGACAAACCTCAATGATGTTGATTGGAATTTGTATCTGAACACTCTATTTTGGAATCTTAACTATTGGGATTCCATAAGTACTCTTGCTGGAGAAGTGGAAAATCCAAAGAAAACTCTTCCAAGGGCTTTGTTTTACGCTGTGATTCTAGTAGTTCTAGGGTACTTCTTTCCTCTCCTAATAGGTACCGGTGCTGTTCCCCTCAACCGGGATCTTTGGTCGGATGGCTACTTCTCAGATGTTGCTATGATCATAGGAGGGGCATGGTTGAGATGGTGGCTTCAGGCTGCCGCCGCCATGTCAAATATGGGAATGTTTGTTGCTGAAATGAGCAGTGATTCTTTCCAGCTACTAGGGATGGCTGAGAGAGGAATGTTGCCTGAGTTCTTCACCAAGAGGTCTCGCCACGGAACACCTCTAATAGGAATACTCTTTTCAGCAACAGGTGTGATTATACTGTCATGGATGAGCTTTCAAGAAATTGTAGCTGCTGAAAATTTCTTGTACTGTTTTGGGATGATTCTGGAGTTTATTGCATTCATTCTGTTAAGGATCAAACACCCCAATGCATCTCGCCCTTACAAGATAGCAGGGGGAACAGCAGGAGCAATTTTGCTCTGTATCCCTCCCACTATACTGATTGGTGTTGTGTTGTTTTTCTCCTCCCTTAAAGTAATGTTTGTAAGCCTCATCGCTATTGCAATAGGCCTTGTGTTGCAGCCTTGCCTCAAATATGTGGAGAAAAAGAGATGGATGAAGTTTTCCCACAGTTCTGAGCTCCCTGATCTTGGCAATCTGGATGAGAATCGCTCTTTGGTGTATTGA